One window of Halopelagius longus genomic DNA carries:
- a CDS encoding HVO_0234 family beta-propeller protein, which produces MPTIDEKRVYTDNTGTETVFVATSVGVVSVSVSDDLVGGFGVAHRCSARDVAVERGTADPTVAVAAEDDVFAAPAADVDPESPEAATFEATGFGPASAVGFDGSTLLAADGDGRVARYEAVDGDTEGDGGGIGDGKWTTVGTVGAVRALDGDLAAAADGVHRVTDDGLTPAGLDDARDVVVGADAAVAPLAATGTGLFKLGNGWMEELTGAFDAVAASADGRRHAVSEGDLFARGDDGEWAAVPIPVEESVVAVAHGVATTYAVTDAGTFLVRADRSEEGERPDPSWRHQVLGLRDVGGVAVA; this is translated from the coding sequence ATGCCAACCATCGACGAGAAGCGCGTCTACACCGACAACACCGGCACGGAGACGGTGTTCGTCGCCACGAGCGTCGGCGTCGTCTCGGTGTCGGTGTCGGACGACTTGGTGGGCGGATTCGGCGTCGCACACCGCTGTTCGGCCCGCGACGTGGCCGTCGAACGCGGGACGGCCGACCCGACAGTCGCCGTCGCCGCCGAGGACGACGTGTTCGCGGCACCGGCGGCCGACGTGGACCCGGAGTCGCCGGAGGCGGCGACGTTCGAGGCGACGGGGTTCGGTCCCGCCTCGGCCGTCGGGTTCGACGGGTCGACGCTCCTCGCCGCCGACGGGGACGGACGCGTCGCGCGGTACGAGGCGGTAGACGGGGACACAGAGGGAGACGGCGGGGGTATCGGCGACGGGAAGTGGACGACGGTCGGAACGGTCGGGGCGGTTCGCGCCCTCGACGGCGACTTGGCGGCCGCGGCGGACGGCGTCCACCGAGTGACCGACGACGGACTCACCCCGGCGGGACTCGACGACGCGCGCGACGTGGTCGTCGGCGCTGACGCCGCCGTCGCGCCCCTCGCGGCGACCGGGACCGGCCTGTTCAAACTCGGAAACGGCTGGATGGAGGAACTGACGGGGGCGTTCGACGCGGTGGCGGCGTCCGCGGACGGCCGCCGGCACGCCGTCTCCGAGGGCGACCTGTTCGCCCGCGGGGACGACGGCGAGTGGGCCGCCGTGCCGATTCCGGTCGAAGAGAGCGTCGTCGCCGTCGCCCACGGCGTCGCCACGACGTACGCCGTCACCGACGCGGGCACGTTCCTCGTCAGGGCGGACCGGAGCGAGGAGGGCGAGCGGCCGGACCCGTCGTGGCGACACCAAGTGCTCGGCCTGCGCGACGTCGGCGGCGTCGCCGTCGCCTGA
- the prs gene encoding ribose-phosphate diphosphokinase, which produces MIVPGASSQGLAAALAAELGEPLSAATYDRFPDGETLAAVPEFEGGDRAVVVATTDSNDAWVELLQLQDAVREAGASEVVTVLPYMGYARQDEAFEDGHPVSARAMARAVSTTADRVVLVNPHEERIADFFDVHVTVVDAATCLADPLPDDLDDPLFLSPDAGAVELAAAVRDAYGRGETDYFEKVRHSGTDVEITPSDADAADRDVVIADDIIATGSTMSQAVGHLDEGGANRVFAACVHALLVRNARTKLERAGVERVFGTDTVERDVSAVSVAPFVAAAVDSVAVGE; this is translated from the coding sequence ATGATCGTACCCGGCGCATCTTCGCAAGGGTTGGCGGCGGCACTCGCGGCGGAACTGGGCGAACCGCTTTCGGCGGCGACGTACGACCGCTTCCCGGACGGCGAGACGTTGGCCGCCGTCCCGGAGTTCGAGGGCGGCGACCGGGCCGTCGTCGTCGCGACCACCGACTCGAACGACGCGTGGGTCGAACTGCTCCAACTGCAGGACGCCGTCCGCGAGGCGGGCGCGTCGGAAGTCGTCACCGTCCTCCCGTACATGGGCTACGCCCGGCAGGACGAAGCCTTCGAGGACGGCCACCCCGTCTCCGCCCGCGCGATGGCGCGGGCCGTCTCGACCACCGCCGACCGCGTCGTCCTCGTGAACCCCCACGAGGAGAGAATCGCGGACTTCTTCGACGTCCACGTGACCGTCGTCGACGCCGCCACCTGCCTCGCCGACCCCCTCCCCGACGACTTGGACGACCCCCTCTTTCTGTCGCCCGACGCCGGCGCCGTCGAACTCGCGGCCGCCGTCCGCGACGCCTACGGGCGCGGCGAGACGGACTACTTCGAGAAGGTCCGCCACTCCGGGACGGACGTGGAAATCACGCCGAGCGACGCCGACGCCGCCGACCGCGACGTGGTCATCGCCGACGACATAATCGCCACCGGATCGACGATGAGTCAGGCCGTCGGCCACTTAGACGAGGGCGGAGCGAACCGCGTCTTCGCGGCCTGCGTCCACGCCCTTCTGGTCAGGAACGCGCGGACGAAACTGGAACGCGCCGGGGTCGAACGCGTGTTCGGCACCGACACCGTCGAACGCGACGTCAGCGCGGTCAGCGTCGCGCCGTTCGTCGCCGCCGCCGTCGATTCGGTCGCCGTCGGCGAGTGA
- a CDS encoding DUF7860 family protein, whose protein sequence is MGQYGSLDYPRMTKLGVALGLSLFAVGAAGNMVVPALFGPLPGWEQTLLFDAEAVGVALTLLSPFVFGIALPLVE, encoded by the coding sequence ATGGGACAGTACGGTTCACTCGACTACCCCCGCATGACCAAGCTCGGTGTCGCCCTCGGACTCAGCCTGTTCGCCGTCGGTGCGGCGGGGAACATGGTCGTCCCCGCCCTCTTCGGTCCGCTTCCGGGATGGGAGCAGACCCTCCTGTTCGACGCGGAAGCCGTCGGCGTCGCGCTCACCCTCCTGTCGCCGTTCGTCTTCGGCATCGCCCTCCCCCTCGTGGAGTGA
- a CDS encoding uracil-DNA glycosylase, translated as MSDDDSLFPDADSRFVVESDCRRCPALAECRNRISWGNGSRDADVFVVGEAPGAGEPDADLWRGGNHTGLAYTTRHSGRRVRRLLADAGHPDAYYTNAVKCFPRAEDGETNREPTAEERANCRAYLETELERVEPEVVIATGKHATKTMLAFDGASLDGFVDSVLEPVELDAVGVTLLPILHPSYQDVWISRLGYSPAEYEAAIRERLP; from the coding sequence GTGAGCGACGACGACTCGCTGTTTCCCGACGCCGACTCCCGGTTCGTCGTCGAGTCGGACTGTCGGCGGTGTCCGGCGCTTGCGGAGTGCCGCAACCGCATCTCGTGGGGCAACGGGTCCCGCGACGCCGACGTGTTCGTCGTCGGGGAAGCGCCCGGCGCGGGCGAACCCGACGCCGACCTGTGGCGCGGCGGCAACCACACCGGGTTGGCCTACACCACCCGCCACTCCGGTCGGCGCGTCCGCCGACTGCTGGCCGACGCGGGGCACCCCGACGCCTACTACACGAACGCCGTGAAGTGCTTCCCCCGCGCCGAGGACGGCGAGACGAACCGCGAACCGACCGCCGAGGAGCGTGCGAACTGCCGCGCGTACCTCGAAACCGAACTCGAACGCGTCGAACCGGAGGTGGTCATCGCCACCGGAAAACACGCGACGAAGACGATGCTCGCGTTCGACGGGGCGTCGCTCGACGGCTTCGTCGATTCGGTCCTCGAACCGGTCGAACTCGACGCCGTCGGCGTCACCCTCCTGCCGATACTCCACCCCTCCTATCAGGACGTGTGGATATCTCGGTTGGGCTACTCGCCGGCGGAGTACGAGGCGGCGATACGCGAGCGGTTGCCCTGA
- a CDS encoding HIT family protein, translating to MSDDETIFEKIVAREIPARIVYETDSVLAFLDANPLAPGHTLVVPKEAYERVGEMPDDVASEVFAAVHELTPKVEDAADADAVTVGVNDGEAAGQEVPHVHVHLVPRFDGDGGGPIHAVTGERPDLSEEELDAIADEISDAEA from the coding sequence ATGAGCGACGACGAGACCATCTTCGAGAAGATAGTCGCCCGAGAGATACCCGCCCGTATCGTCTACGAGACGGACTCGGTGCTGGCGTTCCTCGACGCGAACCCGTTGGCTCCGGGCCACACCCTCGTCGTCCCGAAGGAGGCGTACGAACGCGTCGGCGAGATGCCCGACGACGTGGCGTCGGAGGTGTTCGCCGCGGTGCACGAACTGACGCCGAAGGTGGAGGACGCCGCGGACGCCGACGCGGTGACCGTCGGCGTCAACGACGGCGAGGCCGCCGGACAGGAAGTCCCGCACGTCCACGTCCACCTCGTTCCCCGGTTCGACGGCGACGGCGGCGGGCCGATACACGCCGTCACGGGCGAACGCCCGGACCTCTCCGAGGAGGAACTAGACGCCATCGCCGACGAGATATCCGACGCCGAAGCCTGA
- a CDS encoding cell division inhibitor: MSNDDEPSAVALVGTTGGAGTTRCAVETAAALAADGRDVTVLDAAFATQGLADHVAGALDPDLTALLTDEADAPLAEGLVELEVDAPGTVACCPADAPFERLARAKSADAARRFEARIEEAAEAYDHVVVDVPPVAANQAVAAVDACDRVCLVAPGTTRGADAVQRMRGRLTDLGAETDLVVSTRGELRTADASVPESDATEPADCPSCLGGDDDSFVAGVGRLAAAAFETELDDAVAGDGLLESVGRYVRR, translated from the coding sequence ATGTCGAACGACGACGAACCCTCGGCGGTCGCTCTCGTCGGGACCACCGGCGGAGCGGGGACGACGCGGTGTGCGGTCGAGACGGCGGCGGCCCTCGCGGCCGACGGCCGAGACGTCACGGTTCTCGACGCCGCTTTCGCCACGCAAGGACTCGCAGACCACGTCGCCGGGGCGTTGGACCCCGACCTGACCGCGCTTCTGACCGACGAGGCGGACGCACCCCTCGCGGAGGGTCTCGTCGAACTCGAAGTCGACGCGCCGGGCACCGTCGCGTGTTGCCCCGCGGACGCCCCCTTCGAACGACTCGCGCGGGCGAAGTCCGCAGACGCCGCGAGGCGGTTCGAGGCCCGAATCGAAGAGGCCGCGGAGGCGTACGACCACGTGGTCGTGGACGTACCGCCCGTCGCGGCGAATCAGGCCGTCGCCGCCGTCGACGCCTGCGACCGGGTGTGTCTCGTCGCCCCGGGGACGACGCGGGGCGCCGACGCCGTCCAACGGATGCGCGGCCGACTCACCGACCTCGGGGCGGAGACCGACCTCGTCGTCTCGACGCGCGGCGAACTCCGAACCGCGGACGCGTCCGTCCCCGAGAGCGACGCGACCGAACCCGCCGACTGTCCGTCCTGCCTCGGCGGCGACGACGACTCGTTCGTCGCCGGCGTCGGCCGCCTCGCCGCCGCGGCGTTCGAGACGGAGTTAGACGACGCCGTCGCGGGCGACGGACTCCTCGAGAGCGTCGGTCGGTACGTGCGACGGTAA
- a CDS encoding DUF7858 family protein, producing the protein MGLSDIAAGLEVTTEQVERGVATVDDTEVDVAARLRAHAEKLPCTPEAALTVLERYGEGDSVGDAGRAASVASVTAAKVLHRCGVEGVTPLAPMARQVLRDWLAGELSRADALELSGADEAEFALAAYVETHDPVTELAEATRRDAAAPLSGDALVEKREALAETMSASDEMF; encoded by the coding sequence ATGGGACTGTCGGACATCGCCGCGGGTCTCGAAGTGACGACCGAGCAGGTCGAACGCGGCGTGGCGACCGTAGACGACACGGAGGTGGACGTGGCGGCGCGCCTCCGCGCGCACGCCGAGAAACTCCCCTGCACGCCGGAGGCGGCGCTGACCGTCCTCGAACGGTACGGCGAGGGAGACAGCGTCGGCGACGCCGGGCGGGCGGCGTCCGTCGCGTCCGTCACCGCCGCGAAGGTGCTCCACCGGTGCGGCGTGGAGGGCGTCACGCCGTTGGCGCCGATGGCGCGGCAGGTGCTCCGCGATTGGCTCGCGGGCGAACTCTCCCGCGCGGACGCGTTGGAACTCTCCGGCGCCGACGAGGCGGAGTTCGCACTCGCGGCCTACGTCGAGACGCACGACCCGGTGACGGAACTCGCCGAGGCGACGCGGCGCGACGCGGCGGCACCGCTCTCGGGCGACGCACTCGTGGAGAAACGCGAGGCCCTCGCGGAGACGATGAGCGCCTCCGACGAGATGTTCTGA
- a CDS encoding transcription initiation factor IIB, with amino-acid sequence MSKAHSTQTESAQADQTQTDETQAGDAARTEDESERARDGEARTCPECGGRLRAEDGETVCAGCGLVVSEYRIDHGPEWRSFADDDRNPKRTGAPLTRSRHDKGLSTEIGRSTRVKGRKRRRLARMRRQHNRARISTKRERNQVYAFTEIRRLTGALSLPDRIRDHACSLFTSAQNEDLLRGRSLEGFAAACVYAACRVAGVSRTTDEVTEAAKATADEQSAAYDALNRELGLPVGPIDPAEYIPRFASELDLSGEVERRAREYAAEASERGLSVGRNPSGVAAACLYTAARDADADLTQTEAADVAGVTPVTLRSTYTDLRDDGDE; translated from the coding sequence ATGAGCAAGGCACACTCGACGCAGACGGAGTCCGCGCAGGCAGACCAGACGCAGACGGACGAGACGCAGGCCGGCGACGCGGCCCGAACCGAGGACGAGAGCGAACGGGCGCGGGACGGGGAGGCCCGGACGTGTCCCGAGTGCGGCGGCCGACTGCGCGCCGAGGACGGGGAGACGGTCTGTGCGGGGTGCGGCCTCGTCGTCTCGGAGTACCGCATCGACCACGGCCCCGAGTGGCGGTCGTTCGCGGACGACGACCGGAACCCCAAGCGCACCGGCGCGCCGTTGACCCGGTCGCGCCACGACAAGGGTCTCTCGACGGAAATCGGTCGCTCGACCCGCGTGAAGGGCCGGAAGCGTCGCCGCCTCGCACGGATGCGACGCCAGCACAACCGGGCGCGCATCTCCACGAAGCGCGAGCGGAATCAGGTGTACGCGTTCACGGAGATTCGCCGCCTGACGGGCGCGCTCTCCTTACCGGACCGCATCCGCGACCACGCGTGTTCGCTGTTCACGTCGGCGCAGAACGAGGACCTCCTTCGCGGCCGGTCGCTGGAAGGCTTCGCCGCCGCCTGCGTCTACGCCGCCTGCCGCGTCGCCGGCGTCTCCCGGACCACCGACGAGGTGACCGAGGCGGCGAAGGCGACGGCCGACGAGCAGTCGGCGGCGTACGACGCGCTGAACCGCGAACTCGGCCTGCCCGTCGGCCCCATCGACCCCGCGGAGTACATCCCCCGGTTCGCCAGCGAACTCGACCTCTCCGGCGAGGTGGAACGCCGCGCCCGCGAGTACGCCGCGGAGGCGTCCGAGCGCGGTCTGTCGGTGGGTCGGAACCCGAGCGGCGTCGCGGCGGCGTGTCTCTACACCGCCGCGCGGGACGCGGACGCCGACCTGACGCAGACCGAGGCGGCCGACGTGGCGGGTGTCACGCCGGTGACGCTCCGGAGCACCTACACCGACCTCCGCGACGACGGCGACGAGTAA
- a CDS encoding MinD/ParA family ATP-binding protein, whose product MILAVTGGKGGVGKSTLAFELGAALDAAVVDADLGMADLPTGPGPDLHDVLAGRADPIEAVRDGVGPVTILPCGRSLAGARAADVTRLDDALRAVERAYGDVVVDCPAGMKADAGVPLAVADACVVVASPRSYALADAVRTRELARELDAGLVAVAVNRAVADPPTEAFEEVLGAPAVVVPADPRVGRSVAECRPVTRCAPSSRAGRAVEELAAAVARCRRV is encoded by the coding sequence GTGATTCTCGCCGTCACCGGCGGGAAGGGCGGCGTCGGCAAGTCCACGCTGGCGTTCGAACTCGGCGCGGCACTCGACGCCGCGGTGGTGGACGCCGACTTGGGGATGGCCGACCTGCCGACCGGTCCCGGCCCGGACCTCCACGACGTGCTCGCGGGGCGCGCCGACCCTATCGAGGCGGTCAGAGACGGCGTCGGCCCCGTCACGATTCTCCCGTGCGGACGCTCCCTCGCGGGCGCGCGGGCCGCCGACGTGACCCGCCTCGACGACGCCCTCCGCGCCGTCGAACGCGCGTACGGGGACGTGGTGGTCGACTGCCCCGCGGGGATGAAAGCCGACGCGGGCGTCCCTCTCGCCGTCGCGGACGCCTGCGTCGTCGTCGCGTCGCCGCGGTCGTACGCACTCGCCGACGCCGTCCGCACGCGGGAACTCGCGCGCGAACTCGACGCCGGCCTCGTCGCCGTCGCGGTGAACCGTGCGGTGGCGGACCCGCCGACGGAGGCGTTCGAGGAGGTTCTCGGCGCGCCGGCGGTGGTCGTCCCCGCCGACCCCCGAGTCGGGCGGTCCGTCGCCGAGTGCCGTCCGGTGACGCGGTGCGCGCCGTCGAGTCGCGCCGGGCGCGCCGTCGAAGAACTGGCCGCGGCCGTCGCTCGGTGTCGGCGCGTCTGA
- a CDS encoding DUF7857 domain-containing protein — MNHDCSVESAAGATLVTVRVRNDAPVARRVRVRNRLDGPVCPPRREGVPESGWDEEGYEGVVPAEGSVAVGYACPVETDEHDDSAPVAVESLGRADDADESGDSVADAVRSLGRARPPADAVPGPDDDATAGRYEDGGDADDVDDAADETPESESKFAPEDIDARCSSDGDIETAPGGDAERGTDDPATESAATPRSPSAAAAAAATGLPTPVASWLAEVRTRVARAERLSDASAAEAAEVLEESGGYEGVSSLPDRVATDEEALRAFAASAERLADRAADADAEPVVESVGRVA; from the coding sequence GTGAACCACGATTGCTCCGTCGAATCCGCCGCGGGGGCGACGCTCGTCACCGTCCGCGTTCGCAACGACGCGCCCGTCGCGCGCCGCGTCCGGGTCCGAAACCGCCTCGACGGCCCCGTCTGTCCGCCGCGCCGCGAGGGCGTTCCGGAGTCGGGATGGGACGAGGAGGGGTACGAGGGCGTCGTCCCCGCCGAGGGGAGCGTCGCCGTCGGCTACGCCTGTCCCGTCGAGACCGACGAACACGACGACTCCGCGCCCGTCGCCGTCGAATCGCTCGGACGCGCCGACGACGCCGACGAATCGGGCGACTCCGTCGCCGACGCCGTTCGGTCGCTGGGCCGCGCCCGCCCGCCGGCGGACGCCGTGCCCGGACCCGACGACGATGCGACCGCGGGACGGTACGAGGACGGCGGCGACGCCGACGACGTGGACGACGCCGCAGACGAAACTCCCGAGAGCGAGTCGAAGTTCGCACCGGAGGACATCGACGCTCGGTGCAGTTCCGACGGCGATATCGAAACCGCTCCCGGCGGCGACGCCGAACGCGGCACCGACGACCCCGCGACCGAATCGGCCGCTACTCCGCGTTCGCCGTCCGCCGCCGCCGCCGCCGCCGCGACGGGCCTACCGACCCCGGTCGCTTCGTGGTTGGCCGAGGTTCGAACGCGCGTCGCCCGCGCCGAACGGTTGAGCGACGCCTCCGCCGCGGAGGCCGCCGAGGTTCTCGAAGAGAGCGGCGGGTACGAGGGCGTCTCGTCGCTCCCCGACCGCGTCGCGACAGACGAGGAGGCGCTTCGGGCGTTCGCCGCGAGTGCGGAACGACTCGCCGACAGGGCGGCCGACGCCGACGCAGAACCGGTCGTCGAGAGCGTCGGGAGGGTGGCGTGA
- a CDS encoding DUF7855 family protein, with the protein MLLVVTYARNARETLRNACRTHEDVVVRRFGRAALFEETEFGAFLACRLREKHGRDVQVERTEPFNEFAAVPDEVREAAAAYESREAKSTPYDKFAAGTDHPDSAAMRTRDL; encoded by the coding sequence GTGTTGTTGGTCGTGACTTACGCTCGGAACGCCCGCGAGACGCTTCGAAACGCCTGTCGAACGCACGAGGACGTGGTCGTCCGCCGGTTCGGACGCGCCGCCCTGTTCGAGGAGACGGAGTTCGGCGCGTTCCTCGCCTGCCGCCTCCGCGAGAAGCACGGCCGCGACGTGCAGGTCGAACGGACCGAACCGTTCAACGAGTTCGCCGCTGTCCCCGACGAGGTTCGCGAGGCCGCCGCGGCGTACGAGTCCCGAGAGGCCAAGAGCACGCCGTACGACAAGTTCGCCGCCGGCACCGACCACCCCGACTCGGCGGCGATGCGAACCCGCGACCTGTGA
- a CDS encoding DUF7854 family protein yields MDRISALRNVEEALRDFESGDSDLAATEQRVVTVLRTYATDFEGEDGVRPYQATGEGRAHGLVVVAESESDARERVHDLLDEEPGTLEFDVDPL; encoded by the coding sequence ATGGACCGCATCTCCGCCCTCCGGAACGTCGAGGAGGCACTCCGCGACTTCGAGTCGGGCGACTCCGACCTCGCGGCGACCGAACAGCGCGTCGTGACCGTCCTCCGGACGTACGCGACGGACTTCGAGGGCGAGGACGGGGTGCGACCGTACCAAGCGACGGGCGAGGGCCGCGCGCACGGACTCGTCGTCGTCGCAGAGAGCGAGTCCGACGCCCGCGAACGCGTCCACGACCTGTTGGACGAGGAGCCCGGAACGCTCGAGTTCGACGTGGACCCGTTGTAA
- a CDS encoding minichromosome maintenance protein MCM: MAQAPQDPNTDLTDRFIQFYRKYYRDEIGKLAQKYPTEQRSLYVDYDDLYSFDPDLAEDFRKKPDQIREYAEEGLRLYDLPADVKLGQAHVRLRNLPDTVDIRNIRVHDDHIGRMVAVQGIVRKATDVRPKITEAAFECQRCGTMTYIPQTDSGFQEPHECQGCERQGPFHVNFDQSEFIDSQKLRVQESPEGLRGGETPQSIDIDIEDDVTGKVTAGDHVTVTGVLHIEQQTSNQEKTPIFDLYMDGVAVEIEDEEFEDMDISEEDVAEIVELSNHDDIYDKMVASVAPSIYGYEEEKLAMILQLFSGVTKHLPDGSRIRGDLHMLLIGDPGTGKSQMLQYIRNIAPRSVYTSGKGSSSAGLTAAAVRDDFGDGQQWTLEAGALVLADKGIAAVDELDKMRPEDRSAMHEALEQQQISVSKAGINATLKSRCSLLGAANPKYGRFDQYESIGEQIDLEPALISRFDLIFTVTDDPDPESDAELAEHIINTNYAGELHTQRTSITNSEFTEDEVNSVTQEVAPDIEAELLRKYIAYAKRTCFPTMTEEAKEVIRDFYVNFRAKGADEDAPVPVTARKLEALVRLAEASARLRLSDTVTREDAERVTSIVESCLRDIGMDPETGEFDADIVETGTSKNQRDRIKNLKALISDIEEEYEEGAPVEEVLQRAEEELDLSESKAEQEIESLRRKGEVYEPRTNHLRTT; this comes from the coding sequence ATGGCGCAGGCCCCGCAGGACCCGAACACAGACCTCACCGACCGGTTCATACAGTTCTACCGGAAGTACTACAGGGACGAGATAGGGAAACTCGCCCAGAAGTACCCCACCGAACAGCGTTCGCTCTACGTCGATTACGACGACCTGTACTCGTTCGACCCGGACCTCGCGGAGGACTTCCGGAAGAAGCCCGACCAGATACGGGAGTACGCCGAGGAGGGACTCAGGCTGTACGACCTCCCGGCGGACGTCAAACTCGGACAGGCGCACGTCCGCCTCCGGAACCTCCCCGACACGGTCGACATCCGGAACATCCGCGTCCACGACGACCACATCGGTCGGATGGTCGCTGTGCAGGGCATCGTCCGGAAGGCGACGGACGTCCGCCCGAAGATCACGGAGGCGGCGTTCGAGTGCCAACGCTGCGGGACGATGACGTACATCCCGCAGACCGACAGCGGATTCCAGGAACCGCACGAGTGTCAGGGCTGTGAGCGACAGGGTCCGTTCCACGTCAACTTCGACCAATCGGAGTTCATCGACTCCCAGAAACTCCGCGTCCAAGAGAGCCCCGAGGGCCTGCGGGGCGGCGAGACGCCGCAGAGCATCGACATCGACATCGAGGACGACGTGACTGGGAAGGTGACCGCGGGCGACCACGTCACCGTCACGGGCGTCCTCCACATCGAACAGCAGACCTCGAATCAGGAGAAGACGCCCATCTTCGACCTCTACATGGACGGCGTCGCCGTCGAGATAGAGGACGAGGAGTTCGAGGACATGGACATCTCCGAGGAGGACGTGGCCGAAATCGTCGAACTGTCGAACCACGACGACATCTACGACAAGATGGTCGCGTCCGTCGCGCCGTCCATCTACGGCTACGAGGAGGAGAAACTCGCGATGATCCTCCAGTTGTTCTCGGGCGTTACGAAGCATCTCCCGGACGGGTCGCGCATCCGCGGCGACCTGCACATGCTCCTCATCGGTGACCCCGGTACGGGGAAGTCCCAGATGCTCCAGTACATCCGGAACATCGCGCCGCGGTCGGTGTACACGTCGGGGAAGGGTTCCTCCTCTGCGGGTCTGACCGCCGCCGCCGTCCGCGACGACTTCGGCGACGGCCAACAGTGGACGCTCGAAGCGGGTGCCCTCGTCCTCGCGGACAAGGGTATCGCCGCGGTGGACGAACTCGACAAGATGCGCCCCGAGGACCGGTCGGCGATGCACGAGGCCCTCGAACAGCAGCAGATTTCGGTCTCGAAGGCCGGCATCAACGCGACGCTGAAGTCGCGGTGTTCGCTCCTCGGCGCGGCGAACCCCAAGTACGGCCGCTTCGACCAGTACGAGTCCATCGGCGAGCAGATAGACCTCGAACCGGCGCTCATCTCCCGGTTCGACCTCATCTTCACGGTCACGGACGACCCGGACCCCGAGTCCGACGCCGAACTCGCAGAGCACATCATCAACACGAACTACGCGGGCGAACTCCACACCCAACGGACGAGCATCACCAACTCCGAGTTCACCGAAGACGAGGTAAACAGCGTCACGCAGGAAGTCGCCCCCGACATCGAGGCGGAACTCCTGCGGAAGTACATCGCGTACGCGAAGCGCACCTGCTTCCCGACGATGACCGAGGAGGCGAAGGAGGTCATCCGCGACTTCTACGTGAACTTCCGCGCGAAGGGCGCCGACGAGGACGCCCCGGTGCCGGTGACGGCCCGGAAACTCGAAGCCCTCGTCCGCCTCGCGGAGGCGTCGGCGCGCCTCCGCCTCTCCGATACGGTGACCCGGGAGGACGCAGAGCGCGTCACCTCCATCGTCGAGTCCTGCCTGCGCGACATCGGGATGGACCCCGAGACGGGCGAGTTCGACGCCGACATCGTGGAGACGGGCACCTCGAAGAACCAGCGGGACCGCATCAAGAACCTCAAGGCCCTCATCAGCGACATCGAAGAGGAGTACGAGGAGGGCGCGCCCGTCGAGGAAGTCCTCCAACGCGCCGAGGAGGAACTCGACCTCTCGGAGAGCAAGGCCGAACAGGAGATAGAGAGCCTCCGCCGGAAGGGCGAGGTGTACGAACCGCGGACGAACCACCTGCGGACGACGTAA